From the genome of Vicia villosa cultivar HV-30 ecotype Madison, WI linkage group LG2, Vvil1.0, whole genome shotgun sequence, one region includes:
- the LOC131652436 gene encoding protein P21-like produces the protein MAITMKRNLSIFLFIAITSIASTQAAKFNITNNCNYTVWAAAVPGGGAKLNPGESWNMNMTNGTNNARIWGRTNCTFDNSGVGKCQTGDCNSTLECKTYGTPPNTVLEFALNMYNDLDFYDVSLVQGFNIPIKLTPSSTLCSMVNCTRNIVDECPKALKVAGGCNNPCTTFGTTEYCCDSNSAKSVATNASATCAPTNYSKFFKDRCPYAYSYPKDDATSTYTCMGGTTYDVEFCP, from the coding sequence ATGGCAATCACCATGAAAAGAAACCTCTCCATCTTCCTTTTCATAGCGATAACCTCCATAGCCTCAACACAAGCAGCAAAGTTCAACATCACAAACAACTGCAACTACACCGTCTGGGCCGCCGCAGTCCCCGGCGGCGGTGCAAAACTCAACCCCGGCGAATCATGGAACATGAACATGACCAACGGCACAAACAACGCAAGAATCTGGGGTCGAACCAACTGCACTTTCGACAACTCCGGTGTCGGAAAGTGCCAAACAGGTGATTGCAACAGCACCCTCGAATGTAAAACATACGGTACACCACCAAACACAGTCCTAGAATTCGCTTTGAACATGTACAACGACCTCGATTTCTACGATGTTTCGCTTGTACAAGGCTTTAACATCCCGATTAAGTTGACACCTTCGTCAACCTTATGTAGCATGGTTAATTGTACTAGGAATATTGTGGATGAGTGTCCTAAAGCTCTTAAGGTAGCAGGTGGGTGCAACAATCCTTGTACAACGTTTGGAACAACTGAATATTGTTGTGACTCAAATTCTGCTAAATCTGTTGCTACAAATGCTTCTGCCACGTGTGCTCCAACGAATTATTCTAAGTTCTTTAAGGATAGGTGTCCTTATGCTTATAGTTACCCTAAAGACGATGCAACCAGCACTTATACTTGTATGGGAGGAACTACCTATGATGTTGAGTTTTgtccttaa